The sequence CCGCTGAGCCTGGTGATTCAGTCTCAGTTTGACATGCTGATCCCGCAGGCGATTATGTCGATCTTTAAACCCCTGGTTTCCGCGGCAGACTCACTGCCTGCGATTCTGCTGGCGGTACTGATTGGGCATTTGCTGTGGTTCGCCGGGATCCACGGCGCGGCCATTGTCTCCGGGATGCTGCAGATGTTCTGGCTGACAAACCTTGGGGCTAACCAGACAGCGCTGGCCGCCGGTCAGCCTTTGCCACATATTTTTATGGAAGCCTTCTGGACGTTCTTCATCGTGATCGGTGGGTCGGGCGCGACGATGGGGCTGGTGATTTGCTATCTGCGTAGCCGCTCGGCGCATTTACGTTCTATCGGGCGTTTGAGCGTGGTGCCCAGCTTCTTTAACATCAACGAACCCGTTATCTTCGGCACGCCGATTGTGATGAATCCGGTGTTCTTTATACCGTTCCTGCTGGCCCCCATGGTTAACGCCGTCCTGGCCTGGGCCGCGATGACCTTTGATTTGATAGGCCGGGTCATTTCCGTCGTACCCTGGACAGCACCGGCGCCGATAGGCGCAGCATGGGCCCTGGGCTGGGATTTCCGTGCAGCTATTCTGGTTGTCGTTCTGGCCTGCGTATCGGCCATCATCTACTACCCGTTCTTTAAAGTTTACGAGAAACAACTGCTGGAGCAGGAAGCTGAAGAAGCGCAGCGTAATGCGGA comes from Enterobacter kobei and encodes:
- a CDS encoding PTS sugar transporter subunit IIC, whose product is MSANHAAFNLIFRFVENYVSPIAGRISSQRHVMAIRDGFISAMPFMIVGSFLLVFAYPPFSPDTTWGFARAWLDMAKQFEGQILTPFDMTMGIMSIYICAAIAYNLGKHYVKTHQLDPFMCAMLSLMAFLLVAAPKTKGTLPVDSLGGTGIFTAILVAIYCVEMMRFLKAHNIGIRLPDQVPPMIKNSFDLLIPVLVVVLTLYPLSLVIQSQFDMLIPQAIMSIFKPLVSAADSLPAILLAVLIGHLLWFAGIHGAAIVSGMLQMFWLTNLGANQTALAAGQPLPHIFMEAFWTFFIVIGGSGATMGLVICYLRSRSAHLRSIGRLSVVPSFFNINEPVIFGTPIVMNPVFFIPFLLAPMVNAVLAWAAMTFDLIGRVISVVPWTAPAPIGAAWALGWDFRAAILVVVLACVSAIIYYPFFKVYEKQLLEQEAEEAQRNAEEDNQQVA